A single region of the Roseivivax sp. THAF197b genome encodes:
- a CDS encoding YeeE/YedE family protein yields the protein MPTDWIMGLLGGGLIGLGGAVFLLMNGRVMGASGLIGGLVDGSGRGNAGERIAFLAGTAGVPFLLALIFGGVDNHLTENVILLVLAGLLVGVGTRIANGCTSGHGVCGISRLSLRGIVATCFYILAGGVTIALLRHGLGVM from the coding sequence ATGCCGACAGACTGGATCATGGGATTGCTGGGCGGTGGGCTCATCGGCCTTGGGGGCGCGGTGTTTCTGCTGATGAACGGACGCGTCATGGGCGCGTCCGGGCTGATTGGCGGGCTCGTCGATGGCTCCGGGCGCGGCAATGCCGGAGAGCGGATCGCCTTCCTGGCAGGCACGGCGGGCGTGCCGTTCCTGCTCGCGCTGATCTTCGGGGGCGTCGATAACCACCTGACGGAAAACGTCATTCTGCTGGTTCTGGCGGGTCTCCTCGTGGGCGTGGGCACCCGTATCGCCAATGGCTGCACCTCGGGACACGGGGTGTGCGGCATCTCGCGCCTGTCGCTGCGCGGGATCGTGGCGACCTGTTTCTACATTCTCGCAGGCGGCGTCACGATCGCGCTCCTGCGTCACGGCCTGGGGGTGATGTGA
- a CDS encoding TIGR01244 family sulfur transferase yields the protein MEPRQITDRYFVSPQIDPEDIAAIRDAGFTRVICNRPDAEVPPSHQAAAIGAAAEAVGLDFEVLPLTHQTMTPENVAAQATLVADAPGKVLAYCASGTRCTVIWALSRAGEEPVDDILSKAAAGGYDLGGLRPTLEAMAAQSKS from the coding sequence ATGGAACCGCGCCAAATCACCGACCGCTATTTCGTCTCGCCGCAGATCGACCCCGAGGATATCGCGGCGATCCGCGACGCGGGCTTCACCCGCGTGATCTGCAACCGCCCCGATGCGGAGGTCCCGCCGAGCCATCAGGCCGCGGCGATCGGCGCTGCGGCGGAAGCGGTCGGGCTCGACTTCGAGGTCCTGCCGCTGACCCACCAGACCATGACGCCCGAAAATGTCGCGGCGCAGGCCACTTTGGTGGCTGACGCCCCCGGCAAGGTCCTGGCCTATTGCGCCTCGGGCACGCGCTGCACGGTCATCTGGGCGCTGTCCCGCGCGGGCGAGGAGCCCGTGGACGACATTCTCTCCAAGGCGGCGGCAGGCGGCTACGATCTTGGCGGTCTGCGCCCCACGCTTGAGGCGATGGCAGCCCAATCCAAGAGCTGA
- a CDS encoding response regulator transcription factor — protein MTKRLLLIEDEPNIIEAIGFILARDGWQVKSHTSGKDAAEVARRERPDVVILDVMLPGKSGYDILREIRADESLAGLPVLMLTARGQSKDRELAEQAGASQFMTKPFSNSEVLDAVRALAPAS, from the coding sequence ATGACAAAGCGTCTGCTGTTGATCGAAGATGAACCCAATATCATCGAAGCGATCGGATTCATTCTGGCCCGTGACGGCTGGCAGGTCAAAAGCCATACATCCGGCAAGGACGCCGCGGAGGTTGCACGCCGCGAGCGCCCGGATGTGGTCATCCTCGACGTGATGCTGCCGGGCAAGTCGGGCTACGACATCCTGCGCGAGATCCGCGCGGATGAAAGCCTGGCCGGTCTGCCCGTGCTGATGCTGACCGCGCGCGGCCAGTCCAAGGATCGCGAACTGGCCGAACAGGCGGGGGCGAGCCAGTTCATGACCAAGCCCTTCTCCAACAGCGAGGTGCTGGACGCCGTGCGGGCGCTGGCCCCGGCGTCATGA
- a CDS encoding sensor histidine kinase: MISFNGLVAICLAYVVLLFAVAFFADRSARRGRGGWLRSPLVYTLSLSVYCTAWTFYGAVGSAARSGLEYLTIYIGPSLVMIGWWWILRKLVRIGRSQRITSVADLVSSRFGKSNLLAISVTLLSVTATTPYIALQLQSVTVSFEVFSGAASEAAGSAPSANSAFIVAMGLALFTVIFGTRNLDANERHHGVVMAIAVEAVVKLFALMAVGVFVVWGLSGGISETLARIEASPLRAWDVHGGRWAGLIFLSAAAFICLPRMFQVLVVEAADEDHLRTASWAFPLYLLLMSIFVVPIAATGLDLLPAGANPDLFVVTLPLSEGQVSLAVLSFLGGFSSATSMVIVAAIAVSTMVSNHIVMPLWLRLAGGRASMSGDVRHVVLTARRVSIVSVVLLGYFYYALSGGGTALASIGIISFVGAVQVLPSMLGGIFWRGATRLGAMAGIMTGATLWAYTLFLPSFGPVIFSSEMMASGPFGIGWLAPQALFGLRDMDPFLHALFWSVSLNTLAFFVGSVCSFPIPVERLQGAQFVNIFQHSGGPRSWSAGVAQTEDLLIMSQRILGSEEAIALFRREARRMGLKGDLPEPQPGFLETLERELAGSVGAATAHAMVGQIVGGTSVSVQDLMAVADESAQLMEYSARLEAQSTELSRTAGQLREANRKLTRLSVQKDAFLSQISHELRTPMSSIRAFSEILRDQDSLSDAEQSKFASIIHDETIRLTRLLDDILDLSVMENGRVSLNLREGALSDVIDRALAAAAAGEAGGLRIHRNHVSEVVKLHTDLDRLAQVFINLIANARKYCEAEAPALTIRVRDLGDTLCIDFIDNGAGVPEESRDMIFEKFSRISDQKAGGAGLGLAICRQIMERLGGTIAYLPGEGGGAFRVTLPRDAALAAE, encoded by the coding sequence ATGATCTCGTTCAACGGGCTTGTGGCGATCTGCCTCGCCTATGTGGTTCTGCTCTTCGCGGTGGCCTTCTTCGCCGACCGGTCTGCCCGGCGCGGACGGGGCGGCTGGTTGCGCTCGCCCTTGGTTTACACCCTGTCGCTGTCCGTGTATTGTACCGCCTGGACCTTCTATGGCGCGGTCGGATCGGCGGCGCGCAGCGGGCTCGAATACCTGACGATCTATATCGGGCCGAGCCTCGTGATGATCGGCTGGTGGTGGATCCTGCGCAAGCTCGTGCGGATCGGACGGTCCCAGCGGATCACGTCGGTGGCGGATCTGGTCTCGTCACGCTTTGGAAAGTCGAACCTGCTTGCGATCAGTGTGACCCTGCTGTCAGTGACGGCCACGACGCCCTATATCGCGCTGCAGCTTCAATCCGTGACCGTGTCATTCGAGGTGTTCAGCGGAGCCGCCTCAGAGGCGGCGGGATCGGCGCCAAGCGCCAATTCGGCCTTCATCGTCGCCATGGGCCTTGCGCTTTTCACGGTGATCTTCGGCACCCGCAACCTCGATGCGAACGAGCGGCACCACGGCGTCGTCATGGCCATCGCGGTCGAGGCGGTGGTCAAGCTCTTCGCGCTGATGGCGGTGGGCGTCTTCGTGGTCTGGGGCCTTTCGGGTGGCATCTCCGAGACGCTTGCCCGGATCGAGGCGTCGCCCCTGCGCGCATGGGACGTCCATGGCGGGCGCTGGGCGGGCCTGATCTTCCTGTCGGCGGCGGCCTTCATCTGCCTGCCGCGCATGTTTCAGGTCCTCGTCGTGGAGGCCGCGGACGAGGATCACCTGCGCACAGCAAGCTGGGCCTTCCCGCTTTATCTGCTTCTGATGTCGATCTTCGTCGTGCCTATTGCCGCGACCGGTCTCGATCTTCTGCCCGCAGGCGCCAATCCGGACCTCTTCGTCGTTACGCTGCCGCTGTCGGAGGGCCAGGTCAGCCTTGCGGTCCTGTCCTTTCTCGGCGGCTTCTCCTCGGCCACATCGATGGTCATCGTGGCGGCCATCGCGGTTTCGACGATGGTGTCGAACCATATCGTCATGCCGCTCTGGCTGCGGCTCGCGGGCGGACGCGCCTCGATGTCGGGCGATGTGCGCCATGTCGTGCTGACGGCACGGCGCGTCTCCATCGTGTCGGTCGTTCTGCTGGGCTATTTCTACTACGCGCTCTCGGGGGGCGGTACGGCGCTTGCCTCCATCGGGATCATCTCCTTCGTGGGCGCGGTGCAGGTTCTGCCTTCCATGCTGGGCGGCATCTTCTGGCGGGGGGCGACACGGCTCGGGGCGATGGCCGGGATCATGACGGGCGCGACCCTGTGGGCTTACACGCTGTTCCTGCCTTCTTTCGGCCCGGTCATCTTCTCCTCCGAGATGATGGCCTCGGGGCCGTTCGGGATCGGGTGGCTGGCCCCGCAGGCCCTGTTCGGCCTGCGCGACATGGACCCGTTCCTGCATGCGCTTTTCTGGTCGGTGTCGCTGAACACGCTGGCCTTCTTCGTGGGCTCGGTCTGCAGCTTTCCCATCCCGGTGGAGCGGCTGCAGGGCGCGCAATTCGTCAATATCTTCCAGCATTCGGGCGGGCCGCGCAGCTGGTCGGCGGGTGTTGCGCAGACCGAGGATCTGCTGATCATGTCGCAGCGCATTCTCGGCTCCGAGGAGGCCATCGCGCTGTTTCGGCGCGAGGCCCGGCGCATGGGCCTCAAGGGCGATCTGCCGGAGCCGCAGCCGGGCTTTCTCGAAACGCTCGAGCGTGAGCTTGCAGGATCGGTCGGGGCCGCGACAGCACACGCCATGGTCGGTCAGATCGTCGGCGGAACCTCCGTGTCGGTGCAGGACCTGATGGCCGTTGCGGACGAATCCGCGCAGCTCATGGAATATTCCGCCCGCCTCGAGGCGCAATCGACGGAGCTGTCGCGCACTGCCGGCCAATTGCGCGAGGCCAACCGGAAGCTGACGCGCCTGTCGGTGCAGAAGGACGCCTTTCTCAGTCAGATCAGCCACGAGCTGCGCACGCCGATGTCGTCGATCCGTGCCTTTTCGGAGATCTTGCGCGATCAGGACAGCCTGTCGGATGCCGAACAGTCCAAGTTCGCCTCCATCATCCACGACGAGACGATTCGCCTGACGCGGCTTCTCGACGATATCCTCGATCTGTCGGTGATGGAGAACGGCCGGGTCAGCCTCAACCTGCGCGAAGGGGCGCTGAGCGACGTGATCGACCGCGCGCTGGCGGCGGCCGCGGCGGGCGAGGCAGGAGGCCTGCGTATCCACCGCAACCACGTTTCCGAAGTGGTGAAGCTGCATACCGATCTTGATCGCCTGGCGCAGGTTTTCATCAATCTTATCGCGAATGCGCGCAAGTATTGCGAGGCGGAGGCGCCCGCGTTGACGATCCGGGTGCGGGACCTCGGCGATACGCTCTGCATCGATTTCATCGATAATGGGGCGGGCGTGCCGGAGGAATCGCGCGACATGATCTTCGAGAAATTCTCCCGCATTTCCGACCAGAAGGCAGGCGGCGCGGGCCTTGGCCTTGCGATCTGTCGCCAGATCATGGAGCGGCTCGGCGGCACCATCGCCTATCTGCCCGGCGAAGGCGGGGGCGCGTTCCGGGTCACCCTTCCGCGTGACGCGGCACTTGCGGCGGAATGA
- a CDS encoding DUF6691 family protein has product MRMVFALIAGGLFGAGLYISGMTDTAKVQGWLDVFGAWDPTLAFVMGGAIVPMAIAWQIAARRAAPVTGGSFPAPPEPRLGRNLVLGSVLFGMGWGLVGLCPGPVIASLSYGGPGVWIFLAAMLAGMAAAPFLRRRLDSALPAE; this is encoded by the coding sequence ATGCGCATGGTTTTTGCTTTGATCGCGGGCGGATTGTTCGGCGCCGGGTTGTATATCTCGGGCATGACCGACACGGCGAAGGTGCAGGGCTGGCTCGATGTGTTCGGCGCCTGGGATCCGACACTGGCCTTCGTGATGGGCGGGGCCATCGTGCCCATGGCTATCGCCTGGCAGATCGCGGCCCGCCGCGCGGCCCCCGTGACAGGCGGCAGCTTTCCCGCCCCGCCCGAGCCGCGCCTCGGCCGGAATCTGGTTCTGGGATCGGTGCTGTTCGGCATGGGCTGGGGGCTTGTCGGACTGTGCCCCGGGCCGGTCATCGCCTCGCTGAGCTATGGAGGGCCGGGCGTCTGGATCTTCCTCGCGGCAATGCTCGCAGGCATGGCTGCCGCGCCATTCCTGCGCCGCCGTCTGGACAGCGCCCTTCCGGCGGAATAG
- a CDS encoding enoyl-CoA hydratase-related protein, which produces MPDLVHRQFSDGIAILEISNPPANVISADLRAELSTALSAALSDPDIATILLIAAGRDFCTGFDFSETRSPKSRKASDAAPSLLALCAQIETSPKPVVAAIQGMAFSGGAEIVLASHYRLAQAGAQIAFPDVQMGLLPHAGTTQRLPRLLGAGPALDLLLGGRPVPVARPPVRALFDAVVAEDLRGATHRFCAALKDAGSGPRPSNAAMAGLRDPMAFQAAIAERRQRLENHPERARHAILDCVEAAQLLPFEAGLAREEAAYFELAGSEQSQALRHIFLAERRLLSGAAQEAARLRPDARIAVLGGGPLATQVVIRALEHGLTVQWGTRDPTKLRAGMAEVTEVLTAKKARGAVTDKALRNLLDRLTLGESHKMAENVSAAIIAARGQGAVPLPEGAPRLKLFPDPVTHVDLRLATPIGTSNFAEVLIGSEASEDEVRTARALVRRLGKLPLAVVTRGPGVTERMMSTLHAAADALIDMGEDPYSIDLAVRRMGWPRPPFETRDLRGLADFANEKRVEGARNWSAVVAQTGRQGLEAGRGFYLHQQSGMRPDPSVLKLLDDMRPPARSPRSVEEITELLLAVLANEGAAMLQRRSVARPYEIDIAMHLGEAFPRWLGGPMMAADRAGLFHVKRILEGVDHPDTRLWHPHPVWAELVKNGKRFGDLNG; this is translated from the coding sequence ATGCCGGATCTCGTGCATCGGCAATTTTCGGACGGGATCGCGATCCTCGAGATCTCGAACCCGCCGGCGAATGTCATCTCGGCTGATCTGCGGGCGGAGCTGAGCACAGCGCTGTCTGCCGCGCTGTCCGATCCCGATATAGCCACGATCCTGCTGATTGCAGCGGGCCGCGATTTCTGCACCGGCTTTGATTTCTCCGAAACGCGCAGCCCGAAGTCGCGCAAGGCGTCCGATGCCGCGCCCTCGCTGCTTGCGCTCTGCGCGCAGATCGAAACGTCTCCCAAGCCTGTGGTCGCGGCCATTCAGGGCATGGCGTTTTCCGGCGGGGCCGAGATCGTTCTCGCATCGCATTACCGTCTGGCGCAGGCGGGCGCGCAGATCGCCTTTCCGGATGTGCAGATGGGCCTTCTGCCGCATGCGGGCACGACCCAGCGACTGCCGCGGCTTCTGGGGGCAGGGCCTGCGCTGGATCTGCTGCTGGGCGGCCGTCCTGTTCCCGTGGCGCGGCCCCCGGTCCGCGCCCTCTTCGATGCCGTGGTCGCCGAGGATCTGCGCGGTGCAACGCATCGGTTTTGCGCCGCCTTGAAGGATGCAGGCTCGGGCCCCCGTCCGAGCAACGCCGCCATGGCCGGTCTGCGCGATCCGATGGCGTTCCAGGCCGCCATCGCGGAGCGGCGGCAGCGTCTCGAAAACCATCCCGAGCGGGCGCGCCACGCCATCCTCGATTGCGTGGAGGCCGCGCAGCTATTGCCGTTCGAGGCCGGGCTCGCCCGCGAGGAGGCAGCGTATTTTGAGCTGGCCGGAAGCGAGCAGTCGCAGGCCTTGCGCCACATCTTCCTTGCCGAACGGCGGCTTCTGTCGGGGGCCGCGCAGGAAGCCGCGCGCCTCAGACCGGATGCCCGCATCGCGGTTCTGGGCGGGGGGCCGCTTGCGACACAGGTCGTCATTCGCGCGCTGGAACACGGGCTAACCGTCCAATGGGGCACGCGCGATCCCACGAAATTGCGCGCGGGCATGGCCGAGGTCACCGAGGTTCTGACGGCCAAGAAGGCGCGCGGGGCCGTGACGGATAAGGCGCTGCGCAACCTGCTCGATCGGCTGACGCTGGGTGAAAGCCACAAGATGGCGGAGAATGTCAGTGCCGCGATCATCGCCGCACGCGGACAGGGCGCGGTGCCGCTGCCTGAGGGGGCGCCGCGACTGAAGCTCTTTCCTGATCCGGTGACCCATGTGGACCTGCGTCTCGCCACACCGATTGGCACGTCGAATTTCGCCGAAGTACTCATCGGGTCCGAGGCATCGGAGGACGAGGTGCGCACCGCGCGTGCCCTTGTGCGTCGGCTGGGAAAGCTGCCGCTTGCGGTCGTCACGCGCGGTCCGGGTGTGACCGAGCGGATGATGAGCACTCTGCACGCGGCCGCGGACGCGCTGATCGACATGGGGGAAGATCCGTATTCCATCGATCTCGCGGTCCGTCGCATGGGGTGGCCGCGCCCGCCCTTCGAGACGCGCGATCTGAGAGGGCTTGCGGACTTCGCCAATGAGAAACGGGTCGAGGGCGCGCGCAACTGGTCTGCGGTCGTGGCCCAGACCGGACGACAGGGGCTTGAGGCAGGACGCGGGTTCTACCTGCATCAGCAATCGGGCATGCGGCCCGACCCGTCCGTGCTGAAACTGCTTGATGACATGCGCCCGCCCGCACGGTCGCCCCGCAGCGTCGAGGAGATCACGGAGCTGCTGCTGGCGGTCCTGGCCAATGAGGGGGCCGCCATGCTGCAACGCCGAAGCGTCGCGCGTCCCTACGAGATCGACATCGCGATGCATCTCGGCGAGGCCTTTCCGCGCTGGCTGGGCGGGCCGATGATGGCCGCCGACCGGGCCGGTCTGTTCCACGTCAAACGCATCCTCGAAGGCGTGGATCACCCCGATACCCGGCTCTGGCATCCGCATCCCGTCTGGGCGGAGCTGGTGAAGAACGGCAAGCGCTTCGGCGATCTGAACGGCTGA
- a CDS encoding substrate-binding protein translates to MSRHNLTRRGVIKTGAVAGAGLALPTYLSAAGHEGFTNAPTGDTVTLGFNVPQSGPYADEGADELRAFELAVEHLNGEGDGGMLQTFSSKALEGTGILGKRVEYVTGDTQTKSDAARASARSMIEKDGAVMISGGSSSGVAVAVQALCQEAGIIFMAGLTHSNDTTGKDRKANGFRHFFNSYMSGAALAPILVDQYGADRKAYHLTADYNWGYTTEEAMASSTEALGWETVNSVKTPLTQTDFSSYIAPVLNSGADVLVLNHYGGNMVNSLTNAVQFGLREAEANGKKFEIVVPLYSELMARGAGQNIAGILGSQNWDWKLENQLGARYTGTNAFVQSFGEKYGFPPSQAAHTCYVQTLLYADAVTRAGSFAPCAVVEALEGFEFDGLGNGPTTYRADDHQCFKDVVVVRGKENPENEFDLVEIVEVTPTEQVTYAPDHPQFAGGSLGSCNNGA, encoded by the coding sequence ATGTCCAGACACAACCTGACACGCCGTGGCGTGATCAAGACCGGCGCCGTTGCGGGCGCAGGCCTCGCGCTACCCACCTATCTCAGCGCTGCCGGCCACGAAGGCTTCACCAATGCCCCCACGGGCGACACGGTCACGCTGGGCTTCAACGTGCCCCAGTCCGGCCCTTATGCCGATGAGGGCGCCGACGAGCTGCGCGCGTTCGAGCTCGCGGTCGAGCATCTGAACGGCGAAGGCGATGGCGGCATGCTGCAGACCTTCTCCTCGAAGGCGCTGGAAGGCACCGGTATCCTCGGCAAGCGCGTCGAATACGTCACCGGCGACACGCAGACCAAGTCGGACGCGGCCCGCGCATCCGCCCGCTCGATGATCGAGAAGGACGGCGCGGTGATGATTTCCGGCGGCTCGTCCTCGGGCGTCGCGGTGGCCGTGCAGGCGCTCTGCCAGGAGGCGGGCATCATCTTCATGGCCGGTCTGACCCACTCCAACGACACGACCGGCAAGGACCGGAAGGCCAACGGCTTCCGTCACTTCTTCAACTCCTACATGTCCGGTGCCGCTCTCGCGCCGATCCTCGTCGACCAGTACGGCGCGGACCGCAAGGCCTACCACCTGACCGCAGACTACAACTGGGGCTACACCACCGAAGAGGCGATGGCCTCCTCCACGGAAGCTCTGGGCTGGGAGACCGTGAACTCGGTCAAGACGCCGCTCACCCAGACCGACTTCTCGTCCTACATCGCCCCGGTTCTGAACTCCGGCGCAGACGTTCTGGTTCTGAACCATTACGGCGGCAACATGGTCAACTCGCTGACCAACGCGGTTCAGTTCGGCCTGCGTGAGGCGGAAGCCAACGGCAAGAAGTTCGAGATCGTCGTGCCGCTCTACTCCGAGCTGATGGCACGCGGTGCGGGCCAGAACATCGCGGGCATCCTTGGCTCCCAGAACTGGGACTGGAAACTCGAGAACCAGCTGGGCGCGCGCTACACGGGCACCAATGCCTTCGTGCAGTCCTTCGGCGAAAAGTACGGCTTCCCGCCGAGCCAGGCCGCGCATACCTGCTACGTGCAGACGCTGCTCTATGCCGATGCCGTGACCCGCGCCGGCTCCTTTGCCCCCTGCGCCGTCGTCGAGGCCCTCGAAGGGTTCGAATTCGACGGCCTGGGCAATGGTCCCACCACCTACCGTGCCGACGACCACCAGTGCTTCAAGGACGTTGTCGTTGTGCGCGGCAAGGAGAACCCGGAGAACGAGTTCGACCTGGTGGAGATCGTCGAGGTCACCCCGACCGAGCAGGTCACCTACGCGCCCGATCACCCGCAATTCGCGGGCGGTTCGCTCGGCTCGTGCAACAACGGTGCATGA
- a CDS encoding FliM/FliN family flagellar motor switch protein — protein sequence MDDARNAENMDVLRRKASLGRRAFEAHGMSPEKALNRALTRAAETHWNLAFLAREVRQSRIDQAGCEAMLGTGGMIVLLDGPDGQPGFALIDGGLVAGLTEVQTFGTISAMEPEERTFTATDAAMTAPLLDQGLENFARLLAAHPLRHQVAEFRFGARVETARVAGTLMEAAFYTLFRMEVDLGGGCRTGQMTLAFPERPEETGEEDEDAEPASPRHSQLMMTLPAQLDAVLCRLTLSLKDVEALDIGTRLNLPRDALTRTEICAAGGQPIAEGTLGQMNGQRALRLGRAASPGKLDDLVAGQGAMGAALGMDAAAAAPPLDFQQMVDAAEPAMDAPGQPDIASPIMDLPDIPELDDLSAAPAFDSTAGLPTDFADLPDLPDLPDLPDFPMQK from the coding sequence ATGGACGACGCGCGAAACGCCGAAAACATGGATGTGCTGCGTCGCAAGGCGTCGCTCGGTCGCCGTGCGTTCGAGGCCCATGGCATGTCGCCCGAAAAAGCGCTGAACCGGGCGCTGACCCGCGCGGCGGAAACGCATTGGAACCTGGCCTTCCTGGCGCGCGAGGTGCGGCAATCCCGGATCGACCAGGCCGGGTGCGAGGCCATGTTGGGCACAGGCGGCATGATCGTGCTGCTTGACGGGCCGGATGGCCAGCCGGGCTTTGCGCTGATCGACGGGGGGCTGGTGGCCGGGCTGACGGAGGTGCAGACCTTCGGCACGATCAGCGCTATGGAGCCGGAGGAGCGGACTTTCACCGCGACGGATGCGGCGATGACCGCACCGCTTCTGGATCAGGGGCTCGAGAATTTCGCAAGGCTCTTGGCCGCGCATCCCTTGCGGCACCAGGTGGCGGAGTTCCGCTTCGGCGCCCGGGTCGAGACGGCGCGCGTCGCGGGCACGCTCATGGAGGCGGCGTTCTACACCCTCTTTCGGATGGAGGTCGATCTGGGCGGCGGGTGTCGCACCGGTCAGATGACGCTGGCCTTTCCCGAACGGCCCGAGGAAACGGGCGAGGAAGACGAGGACGCGGAGCCTGCCAGCCCGCGCCACAGCCAATTGATGATGACCCTGCCTGCGCAGCTCGATGCGGTTCTGTGTCGTCTGACCCTGTCGCTCAAGGACGTCGAGGCGCTGGACATCGGCACGCGCCTGAACCTGCCGCGTGATGCGCTGACCCGGACGGAGATTTGCGCGGCGGGCGGGCAGCCCATCGCCGAGGGCACGTTGGGTCAAATGAACGGGCAGCGGGCGTTGCGCTTGGGCCGTGCGGCAAGCCCCGGCAAGCTCGACGATCTGGTCGCGGGGCAGGGGGCCATGGGGGCCGCATTGGGGATGGACGCAGCCGCCGCCGCGCCACCCCTCGATTTCCAGCAGATGGTCGATGCTGCGGAGCCTGCGATGGACGCGCCCGGCCAGCCCGATATCGCCTCTCCCATCATGGACCTGCCCGACATCCCCGAGCTGGACGACCTGTCCGCGGCACCGGCCTTTGACAGCACTGCGGGCCTGCCGACCGATTTTGCCGATCTGCCGGATTTACCCGATCTGCCGGATTTGCCCGATTTTCCGATGCAGAAATGA
- a CDS encoding helix-turn-helix domain-containing protein, with translation MARDTLTGSRIRERRIILGLKQAELAKRAEISPSYLNLIEHNRRRIGGRLLVDIARILEVEPSVLTEGAEAALIGALREVASGPLGATAELDRVDEFAGRFPGWAALLARSQRRIQSLERAVETLSDRLTHDPQLAASLHEMLSRVTAIRSAASILAEPGDISPEWQGRFHRNIYEDSDQLAETSRALVAYLEAADEDTGSSATAPQEELDAILEEAQFRFPMLESEAQPIHAAPSDPSGRAAQDGPSQPARLAATLTQSGSEAARMLLTEHLTRYARDAAALPRARLIEALAETGPDPVALAAALGQGVALVMRRLAMLDPENAGGDGPGGFGLAICDSSGVLTFRKPLADFPMPRFGAGCPLWPLYAALNRPGAPISAPLLQPGEPPRPIRAYAIAEQVGPPRLDRAPLYEATMLVAPTSEAFVPEALPVGVNCRICPRRGCEGRREPSILGRDPREEF, from the coding sequence ATGGCGCGCGACACGCTCACCGGCAGCCGCATCCGCGAACGGCGCATCATCCTCGGTCTCAAGCAGGCCGAATTGGCCAAGCGGGCCGAGATCTCGCCATCCTATCTGAATCTGATCGAGCATAACCGGCGCAGAATCGGCGGACGGCTTCTGGTGGATATCGCCCGTATCCTGGAGGTGGAGCCGTCGGTGCTGACCGAAGGGGCGGAGGCCGCGCTGATCGGCGCGCTGCGCGAGGTCGCCTCGGGACCGCTTGGCGCCACGGCGGAGCTTGACCGTGTGGACGAGTTCGCGGGCCGCTTTCCCGGCTGGGCGGCGCTTCTGGCACGGTCGCAGCGGCGCATCCAGTCGTTGGAGCGCGCGGTCGAAACCCTGTCGGACCGGCTGACACACGATCCGCAACTGGCAGCCTCGCTCCATGAGATGCTGAGCCGGGTCACCGCGATCCGCTCCGCCGCGTCGATCCTGGCCGAGCCCGGGGATATCTCGCCCGAATGGCAGGGCCGCTTCCATCGCAACATCTACGAGGACAGCGATCAGCTGGCCGAGACGTCGCGCGCGCTGGTCGCGTATCTGGAGGCCGCGGACGAGGATACCGGCAGCTCCGCCACCGCCCCGCAGGAAGAGCTTGATGCGATCCTCGAGGAGGCACAGTTCCGCTTCCCAATGCTGGAAAGCGAGGCGCAGCCAATACATGCGGCCCCGTCCGATCCGTCAGGGCGCGCGGCGCAGGACGGCCCATCCCAGCCCGCGCGCCTTGCCGCAACCCTGACTCAAAGCGGATCGGAGGCGGCGCGCATGCTTCTGACCGAACATCTGACGCGCTATGCCCGTGATGCCGCCGCCTTGCCGCGCGCTCGTCTGATCGAGGCGCTGGCCGAGACAGGACCCGATCCGGTGGCCTTGGCGGCCGCCTTGGGGCAGGGCGTCGCGCTGGTGATGCGGCGGCTTGCCATGCTCGATCCGGAAAATGCGGGCGGCGACGGGCCGGGCGGGTTCGGCCTCGCGATCTGCGACTCGTCCGGCGTTCTCACCTTCCGCAAGCCGCTCGCGGATTTCCCGATGCCGCGTTTCGGGGCGGGCTGTCCGCTCTGGCCGCTTTATGCCGCGCTGAACCGTCCCGGCGCGCCCATTTCCGCACCACTTCTGCAACCCGGCGAGCCGCCGCGTCCGATCCGGGCCTATGCCATCGCGGAACAGGTCGGGCCGCCGCGACTTGACCGGGCACCGCTTTACGAGGCGACGATGCTGGTCGCCCCCACATCCGAGGCCTTCGTGCCGGAGGCCCTGCCGGTCGGGGTCAATTGCCGGATCTGCCCGCGACGCGGCTGCGAGGGACGGCGCGAACCCTCGATCCTTGGCCGCGACCCGCGAGAGGAATTTTGA